The genomic region ttgtatttcgtaacaaaatttatggcgaagtttatatttgaaacacaagttataaaatatacttgtaacacttgtttagaaaaatattttctaagtgttggaaattttagaaaatttcgccagagtttcctttgtaaatggaggtgtccatgctatttagcatatcattttcttttcaaacatTCATCCAAACAattctcaatcaacaatatacaacctctacttaccaaacttgtcaaaaacaagcataaaccataaacttatgaacttgaaaatttataaaagtatgtagtgacttactagcatacttagtaagtcttgttacctttaaaaatgtgattagttccttaaaaacttcatttctaaaaacttcatttttaaagaatttgaatatttacaacttctagtcatattttctaaaaatatttctttgtgaaattttcttattacacaagtgttcctacacttgtttatccactaaaatgtgttaagtttatgtaagatccaagttttaacaaactcatacttttcacttggttcttgcgaaaaaccactcatggatctttagatctacaagattataacttactttgatctttatttttcaagaaaacaccCATTTATTCAacttcatagtttatgtgtggatgattccatcattcACAACATTcttactttctcatcttgctagatcatgtttttaatcatgatctatcAAGACCACATGATGATCCATATCATTTTTACTAGCAACAATGATCAACAAACATAACAACATAAGAATAACATGATTTCTTAACCATTTTAACAGTACTTCATCACAAAGTTAGTTGATgttcaagactttgtttatggTTCTTAGAGTTCTTAtctttttgatctttaaacatcattaaccacttaaacaacatgtaaaatgcaaggatctaagtgcttaccactagcacaaggctatgggagttcaagtgtagaaaagtggtggataaaagaaaatgagagaggtccttgagcttccaaACACACCAAGCTTGTTTGTATGATCTCTAACACCCTTGGATGTATGTAGATTGCTTGAAGAAGcttgaatgatggtggtggtgtgtgttgtgGGGGTCGGCCGAGACCaaagagggagagggagagagtgaaGTGTTGGTGGGTTTGTGAATGAGAAGTGATGGTGGACTAGGAGTTAAATAAGAAGTCTTCCAACATTCATATTAACCATTAGTTAACATGCCCCTAAGTACTTAGCAAATATAATAAACAACTTAAAGAAATCAAGGGGTGGGTCCACCCCTTGTAACCgtatgaggggggggggggggggtgcttgGTTGGGTGGTAAGTACTAGTTAGTGATCTAGTTAGGAACCAAGTGATTAGTTAATGGTTTATGgtgtgttatataatatatagtgtgttagggtgttcggggaccctaactagctcagaaaaataaaaataatgtgtttggcaatatttttgtgttccgggtaaggtccggttgttcggttgggtgttgtccgttaaagcgcttaattaAACCATAAggtgtcttttataatactttttgtgacacttttaattcccaacactttggaaagtatctaggaccattttgtcaagtttttgcacattactagcatcaTTAAATGCTTTttgttatttagtgcagaattctgcatttagagtgtattttaggcactttccgacactataactatcacctagtgacgtagttttatggtcctcacttccctacactccctactagtgtagtaccctgcctctggctcatactggcttcaaaacattgtctgtctaggtgctggcattgtcagcatgttttctgggttatccactcactgtgctaactgtgctttgtgcatcaagttcgtcactaaagtttgtgtgtaataaatggagtgacagtatgaatgtgatgcatgtgtatgtatgtatcagaaatcagaaagcagttaaatccacaattgtaattaagcacagtcattaagcataaatcaatattaattaaacgtacggatgcatgcaaatttgacagttgtcacaccaTGAATACTACAAGCCGAGGCAGCATGTCGGATACAGCGAAGAAGCAGAGCGAGACTTCCGCCTCGCCTATAGACCAGCCGAAGCTGCCGAACATTCGAAGTTCATTCCAAAGATTGCCCTAGCGCCGCTATCAAAGGAGAAATTGCCTCCAACAGTCGGAAAGTTTAATGGGCTGACTGATCCCGATGATCACGTCAGAGTATTCACAAGTGTTGGTTGCATGGGAGGATGGAATATGCCTATGTGGTGCCAGCTGTTTATCCAAACTTTCACAGGAGCTGCTCACGCTTGGTTCGACAGCCTCCCACCTGGAAGAATCACGTCATGGGTCGATTTTAGAACCCAATTTTTCAACCATTTCAGTCAACAAAGATGTTACCAGCGCGACACAGCTGAGGTAACGGACATTTGGCGCAGGGAGAACGAAGGTTTAGAAGATTTCATCACTCGCTTCAATAAGGAGTGTTTGGAAATCGGTGGTGTAAGCGAACAGCTCATGCGCGCTCACTTCAAGAAAGCCATTCGCTGTGATAGCCTCATCAGGACTATCACGGGAAAAGATGGAATGCCCAAGGAATGGGATAAGCTCATAGAAGCTGCGAAAATAGTTGCGCAAACTGAAGAGTCATTGGCCGGTAACTAAAACTCTTACACTGAAGATAGATTTTCCAAAGGAAGCTCCCGCGATAACAACAGGCGTAACAAAGGCAAAAACCCTGGATGGAAAGCCAGCCATTCCAGCGGTTATGACGAACGACCTCAATACAGGGAGGACACGCGAGACACAATTGATCGCATTGGTTATCGAAAGGCAGTCAGGAACGAGAATCGAGAAAAGCACTAGACTCCGCTCATCAAGACACCAAAAGAGGTGCTCATGACGGAGAACCATGATTTCAAAGCTCCAAGGCCTATGACAAACAAGAAGGGGCAGGACCCCAACCTGTACTGTGATTTCCACAAAGATACAGGTCATCTGACAGATGACTGTATCAGCTTAAGACAAGAAATCGAAAAAGCGCTGGAAAGCGGAAAGCTAAGCCATCTGGTAAAGAACGTGCACAAAGAGACATGCCAAATTCAGCGCAACGATGATGGAAGAGAGAAAAAGGTCAGACGATTGGAAACGCACATGGTCAATGGACCACGATATAGCGCAAGAGATAAAGGCAAGCAACCATTCTAACCGGCATGGCAAGAGCAACAGGTCATCTTCCCGGTAGTACGCGGGGGTCCACACGCCACGCGCCCCATCGTCATTGCCGGTATCATCGGTCACTACGAAACGGAATACGTCTTTATTGAACCGGGAAGTACAGTTGACATCATCTATGAGCAATGCTTTAATCAGTTTAACGACGAAGATAAAGCGAGACTTGAGCCGGTTGATTACCCTCTGTCAGGATTCTGCAACGAAATGGTCTTCCCACTAGGCCAAATCAACTTCCCCGTCACGCTGTCTGAGGGAAGCATTCAAGAACCACAATTGTCAACTTCATGCTGATGCCTGTCAAATCAAGGCATGATGTTTTGATTGGGAGAGAAACCCAAGGAGAGCTGAGCATGGTAACTTCCACACCCCACTCAGCCATCGGGTTTCCAACTGAGATGGGTGTGGCGATCATATATGTAAAGAAGGAAGTAATGTCAGCAGAGGATGCGCGCCCAACCAAAGCGGCGAAAGTTTCAACAACTGAACCAGAAAAGTGGGTTTTAAATCGCAAATACCCTGAGCAAACGGTGACGATAGGCCACGCGATCTCACCAAACATCAGAACGCACCTCAAACAACTTTTGTTCAGGAATATGGACATTTTCGCCTGGACTCtggcagacatgaccggtgtcccgcgcgaCATTATTGAACATTGTCTGAATACTTATCCCTTCGTTGAACCAAAAGTGCAAAGAAGGCGTAGCTTAGGGGCGGATAAGACTAAAGCGATGAATGGGCAAGTGTGTGAGCTGCTAAAATCAGGGATCTTGTGAGAGGTGCGCTATCAAAGCTGGGTCGCGAACCCTGTGACGGTGGAGAAGTCTAACGGAggatggagaatgtgcgtcgattataccgatctcaacaaggcatgccctAAAGATTGCTACTCTTTGCCCGAGGTCGACAAAAAGATAGACTCTCTCGCACCGTGCAGATGGAAATGCTTCTTAGATTGTTACAAGGGGTATCATCAGGTTCAAATGAAGCTTGAGGACGAAGACAAGACATCTTTTCGAACCGACCTCGGAATCTTCTGTTACACAAAGATGTCGTTCGGTCTCAAAAACGTTGGCGCAACATACTAGCGTCTGATGGATAAAATCTTTGCTGAAGATATTGGGAAACACATCGAGGTCTACATTGATGATCTTGTGATCAAGAGTCCCAAGGAGGaccagaagctaaaggatatagAGAAGACTTTCAACTCCCTGCGAAGCGTGAATATGAAGTTGAATCCAGCCAAATGCTCCTTTGGTATGGAAGAGGACAAATTCTTGGGCTTCGTGGTCACAAATGGCGGTTTTAAAGTTAACCTAGAGAAAGTTCAAGCCATAGAGCGGATGCCGTCTCCGCGCACAATCAAAGAGATGCAAAGATTGGTCGGTCGTCTAGCCGCGCTTAATCGATTTCTATCAAATCACGCGGCAAAGTCATACCTTTTTATCAGCACTCTACGCAACTGCGTGAAGAAACAAGAATTCAAGTGGACGCCGGAAGCAGAAACTGCATTCCAGCAGATGAAAGAATGTTTGATAAAGCTCCCTACTCTGACCGCGCCGTTTGAAAAGGAACCACTCATCCTGTACTTGTCCTCTTCGGACAAGGCAGTGGGGTCGGTATTATTGGTGGAGAGAGATGGAGTTCAGACTCCAATATATTACGTCAGTAGGGTGCTTACAGATTCAGAAACGAGATATTCAACGATGGAAAAATTAGTACTTGCGCTGCTACACGCCTCCAGGAGGCTGCGCAGATACTTTACAGGGCATGTAATCACCGTACTTACCAATTTCCACATCGGCACAATATTACAAAAACCAGAAATGTCTGGGCGCTTAGCAAAGTGGGCGATCGAGCTGGGGGGCCACAACATTTTGTacaggccgcgcccagccatcaAGGGTCAAGTTCTAGCGGACTTCGTTACAGAAGTCCCAGTGGATAAAATCAAAGATTGTGAGATTGTTGAGACTCCCGTACAAGACACGTCCAATGAGTTATGGTTGCTGTACACTGATGGGGCCTCAAACGAAGATGGCGTAGGAGCTGGATTGCGCCTCGTGAGCCCTGAGAAGCATGAATTTACATATGCCATCAAGTTGGATTTCAAGAATACCAATAACGAGGCGGAATACGAGGCATTCTTGGTAGGCTTGCGCCTCGCCATAAAAATGGGAGCTCAAAATCTGCGAGCGCATGTTGATTCACTCTTGATCGCCAGCCAAATCAACGGGCTATACGATGCAAAGGGAGAAGTTATGGCTTTGTATTTGGACCAGGCGAAAGAATTACTCCAACAATTCAAGTCATACAAGGTAGTTCACATCAATCGCTCGGAAAACAAACTAGCAGACGCCTTGAGCAAGCTCGCCTCAACTTCTTTCCAACATCTCGCCAAGGATGTAAGAATCGAAGTACTAAAAAATCTGTCGGTTTTGCTGCGTCAAGTAAACGTGATCGAGATAGGGCAGCCATCTTGGATGACCCCTATAATCCAATACTTGCAAAAAGGAATACTCCCTGATAACAAAGCAGAGGCAAGGAAGGTACAACACAAGGCCCTGCATTATGAGATGAATGGCGATATCTTGTACCGAAGATCCTTCTTGGGGCCGCTTCTGCGCTGTGTAGACCCCCGAGATGCAAATTACTTGGTCAGGGAGATTCACGAAGGAATCTGCGACATCCATGCAGGCCCACGCATGGTCGTCGCGAAAATAATGAACGCTGGTTACTACTGGCCAGGGATGCACGTTGACGCTCTAAGAGAATTGCGCAAATGCGACTCCTGTCAAAGGCACGCTCCTAAGACCCTGCGCCCGAAGAATGATCTCATTCCTGTGTCCACTGCATGGCCTTTCCAGCAGTGGGGAATCGatatggtgggacccttcccggaAGCTCCGGCGCTGTGAAGTTCATAATCGTTGCCGtcgattatttcaccaagtgggtggaggccaaagcaCTCGCTTCAACAACTGCAATGATGGTACGCAAGTTCATCTGGGAACACATCATTTGCAGGTTTGGTCTCCCACTCAAAATTGTAActgataacggcaccaactttgcttctGAAGACCTTCAAAAGTAGATGAAAGAGATGAATATCGAACACACTTTCGCATCCGTTGCGCATCCTCAAGGCAACGGACAAGTAGAAAGTGTTAACAATAGTATCGTTGAAGGGATAAAAGCCCGACTGGTCACAAAGAGAAGAGGttgggtagatgagctcccgagcatcctatgggctcatcgaaccatgccgaAAACAAGCACTGGCGAAACCCCtttcagcctagtctatggctTAGAGGCGGTTATCCCAGCTGAAATCGGCCTGCCTTCGCCGCGCTTGACAGCACTCAACACAATCGATAACGAGGCAGAGCGTCGTCTTGACTTGGATTTACTCAAAGAAAGGCGCGAAATTGCGCAAATCAAAGAGGCCAAGTACAAGACACAGCTAGAAAGGTATTGCAATGCAAGAgtgcgcatttgtaccttcactccAGGAGAGTATGTCTTCAGAGATAATGAAGCTTCAAACGCCGAACACCCAGGAAAactagcacccaaatgggaaggcccatacttaaTACACAAGGTGCTAGGGAAAGGGGCATACAAGTTGCGCACTCTGGATGGATACATCATCCCGCGCACGTGGaacgcgcaacaactgcg from Helianthus annuus cultivar XRQ/B chromosome 10, HanXRQr2.0-SUNRISE, whole genome shotgun sequence harbors:
- the LOC110880703 gene encoding uncharacterized protein LOC110880703; this translates as MDKIFAEDIGKHIEVYIDDLVIKSPKEDQKLKDIEKTFNSLRSVNMKLNPAKCSFGMEEDKFLGFVVTNGGFKVNLEKVQAIERMPSPRTIKEMQRLVGRLAALNRFLSNHAAKSYLFISTLRNCVKKQEFKWTPEAETAFQQMKECLIKLPTLTAPFEKEPLILYLSSSDKAVGSVLLVERDGVQTPIYYVSRVLTDSETRYSTMEKLVLALLHASRRLRRYFTGHVITVLTNFHIGTILQKPEMSGRLAKWAIELGGHNILYRPRPAIKGQVLADFVTEVPVDKIKDCEIVETPVQDTSNELWLLYTDGASNEDGVGAGLRLVSPEKHEFTYAIKLDFKNTNNEAEYEAFLVGLRLAIKMGAQNLRAHVDSLLIASQINGLYDAKGEVMALYLDQAKELLQQFKSYKVVHINRSENKLADALSKLASTSFQHLAKDVRIEVLKNLSVLLRQVNVIEIGQPSWMTPIIQYLQKGILPDNKAEARKVQHKALHYEMNGDILYRRSFLGPLLRCVDPRDANYLVREIHEGICDIHAGPRMVVAKIMNAGYYWPGMHVDALRELRKCDSCQRHAPKTLRPKNDLIPVSTAWPFQQWGIDMVGPFPEAPAL